A region of Periophthalmus magnuspinnatus isolate fPerMag1 chromosome 13, fPerMag1.2.pri, whole genome shotgun sequence DNA encodes the following proteins:
- the LOC117380456 gene encoding integrin-linked protein kinase, translating into MDDIFTQCREGNAVAVRLWLDNTENDLNQGDDHGFSPLHWACREGRSSVVDMLIMRGARINVMNRGDDTPLHLAASHGHRDIVGKLIQCKADTNAANEHGNTPLHYACFWGQDLVAEDLVTNGAQVSICNKYGETPVDKAKPHLRQLLTDKAEKLGQSMAKVPFKDTFWKGTTRTRPRNGTINKHAGVDYKQLSLLAKINENQSGELWQGRWQGNEIVVKVFKVRDWTTRKSRDFNEEYPKLRIFSHPNVLPMLGACQSPPAPHPIIITHWMPYGSLYNVLHEGTNFVVDQTQAVKFALDIACGMAFLHTLEPMIPRHYLNSKSVMIDEDMTARISMADVKFSFQCPGRMYSPAWVAPEALQKKSEEINRRSADMWSFAILLWELVTREVPFADLSNMEIGMKIALEGLRPTIPPGISPHICKLMKICMNEDPAKRPKFDMIVPILEKMQDK; encoded by the exons AGATGACCATGGCTTCAGCCCCTTGCACTGGGCGTGCAGAGAGGGCCGCTCCAGTGTGGTGGACATGCTCATTATGAGAGGAGCCCGTATCAACGTCATGAACCGAGGAGATGATACACCGCTGCACCTGGCTGCTAGCCATGGGCACAGGGACATTGTGGGCAAG CTGATCCAATGCAAAGCAGACACCAACGCAGCCAACGAGCACGGCAATACTCCACTGCACTACGCCTGCTTCTGGGGACAGGACCTGGTGGCCGAG GACCTTGTGACAAATGGAGCACAGGTGAGCATCTGTAACAAATATGGGGAGACTCCAGTGGACAAGGCCAAGCCCCACCTGCGCCAGCTTCTCACAG ACAAGGCAGAGAAGTTGGGCCAGAGCATGGCGAAGGTCCCCTTCAAAGACACATTCTGGAAGGGCACAACTAGGACCAGGCCGC GCAACGGCACGATAAACAAACACGCCGGTGTGGACTACAAACAGCTCTCACTTCTGGCCAAAATCAATGAAAACCAGTCAGGAGAG CTGTGGCAGGGACGCTGGCAGGGGAATGAAATCGTAGTCAAAGTTTTTAAAGTTCGAGACTGGACAACGCGGAAGAGCCGAGACTTTAACGAAGAATATCCCAAACTCAG GATATTCTCCCACCCGAACGTGCTGCCCATGCTGGGGGCGTGCCAGTCTCCCCCCGCCCCTCACCCCATCATCATCACTCACTGGATGCCCTACGGCTCCCTGTACAATGTGCTACATGAGGGCACTA ACTTTGTGGTGGACCAGACACAAGCGGTGAAGTTTGCTTTGGACATCGCCTGTGGAATGGCCTTCTTACACACACTCGAGCCCATGATCCCACGCCACTATTTGAACAGCAAAAGTGTCATg ATCGATGAGGACATGACAGCCAGGATCAGTATGGCAGATGTCAAGTTCTCCTTCCAGTGCCCAGGCCGCATGTACTCTCCCGCCTGGGTGGCCCCTGAGG CCCTGCAGAAGAAATCGGAGGAGATAAACCGTCGGTCTGCAGACATGTGGAGCTTTGCCATCCTGCTGTGGGAGCTGGTGACCCGAGAAGTACCCTTCGCTGACCTGTCCAACATGGAGATAGGCATGAAG ATTGCCCTGGAAGGCTTGAGGCCCACCATTCCGCCCGGCATCTCCCCACACATTTGCAAACTCATGAAGATCTGCATGAATGAGGACCCAGCCAAGCGGCCCAAGTTTGACATGATTGTGCCCATCCTGGAGAAGATGCAGGACAAGTGA